The Armatimonadota bacterium nucleotide sequence TCGGTTGGCGTTCGCCGGCGCTCAGGCCGTCGCCAAAGACCCCGGCGGCAAGTACAACCCGCTGTTCATCTACGGCGCTTCCGGGCTCGGCAAGACCCACCTGCTGCACTCGATCGCTCGGGACATCTGGAAGCGAGACCCGCGGTTCTTGCTCGTCTACATGTCCGCGCAACAATTCGCCGAAGAATTCGTTCAGGCGCTGCAGAACAACCGCATCGACCAGTTTCGGCGCGCGCAGAGAAACGTGGGCGTTTGGCTCCTCGACGACATCCAGTTCATCGCCGGCAAGGAAAAGACGCAGGAGGAGGTGTTCCACACCTTCAACTATCTGCACTCGCTCGGTAAGCAGATCGTCATCTGCTCGGATCGGGCGCCTCGGGAATTGCACTTACTGGATGAGCGGCTGCGATCACGCTTTGAGGCCGGCCTCGTGGCGGACGTTCAGCTTCCGGACACTGAGACGCGATGCGCGATCGTGCTCAAGAAGGCGGAGCAGGAAGGGATCGCGCTTGCCACAGACGTTGCCATGCACCTTGCAGAAAGCGTCCCGGGCAACATCCGAATTTTGGAGGGCGCCCTGACCAAGCTGGTGGCTCAAGCGAGCATCGAAGGCCTAGAGCCGTCGGTGGAGCTTGCCACCAGCATCATCGAGGCGTACTACAAAAACCACGGCATGCAAAAGCCGGGCTTTGAGCAAATTGTCCAGGCGGTCAGCAGCCATTTTAAGATCAGTATCGACGAGATTCGCGGCCACTCGCGTAAGGCGCCAATCGTTCACGCACGCCATGTGGCGGTGTTCATCACGAGGGAGCTTACTGGGGACTCCTGGAAGCACATCGGGGCGCTTTTTGGGGATCGCGACCATACCTCGATGATGCACGGCTACCAAAAGATCAGCGAGATGATGATTCGGGACCGCGATTTGCGATCGTCGGTCAAGCAGCTGATCCGCAACCTTTGCCCTGAGATGTAATGCGGTGTGGCCAAGTGCAGGCTCTGCACGGCCACCTTGCCTGCTCGGCCAAGCTCAAAACTGCGGGTTTGGGGGCAGGGCTTCGGTCTTGACGCCTCCTTAGGCGGATCGCCTGATGGGAGAGAGCGTCCACAGCGCCGCTCCAGCGATGATCAGCAAGAGCAGCCCGGTGTTCTCAGCGCTGAGGAAGGTCGCGGGGACCAGCGCCGAGAGCAGAAGGGGTGTGGCGATGCCCCAAGCTTCTCTATGTTTGCCCCCGAGGGCGCCGAGACCCGCAAGCGCCGCTCCAAGCAAGGGGCCGACGAGCAGCCCTGCCACCGGGCCGATGTAGGGTGCGAGCACGAGAGGCGAGCCGAACCCGAATCCGAGCATCACGGCGGCGCGCGCCAGGCGGGCGGGGCCAAACCTCACCCCGCGGGCCATGCCTCCTACAACCAAGGTCGCAAGGCCAATGAGCAACGCGAACGGCGCCATTGCCAGGGCCTGCAGGGACCCATCGCTGGTTGACGAGTCCTTCTGAAATTTGAGCCCGATACGCTGCTGGGAAATGACGTCTTTGAGCTGCCAGGTGGCGCTCGTCTCGGAGCTGCTGACGGGCTGGATGCTGCCGCGAACAAAGCGAAGAGGCATCTCGGACGTCACGTCGAGACGAAGGCTCTTGACCCTCCTGCGCTGGGACCCGAGGTCGTATTGCCACTGTGTGCCGCCGTTTGCCCGAAACGTGGCCACAGCCTTCTTCGTGGCGCCGGCGTTGACCGTGCCCTCCCAGACATAGGCGTCAGTATCGGGGTCCTGTCGGACCTCTTCCCCGTCGATCTTCACGCTCAGGTCCCGGATTGTGCCGCCATCGGGTAGCGGAAATGAGAACCGGCCCAGGATGGCATCAGGTTGGCCGTTCTTGAATGCGAACTCGCCCTCGAAAGCGATTTCGAACCCATCGGTGCCCGAGGGTTTGAACGTGGCTTTCAGCGTGGACTGCTCAAACGGGATCGGCTCCTCGACCTTTTGGGTTGCTTCGCGTGTGAACACGACGTCCTGCCCACTCTGCCGGAAAGTGTCCCGGAGGCGAATGATGCTCTCGGCCGTGGGATCGGTGAGATATGGGGAGAGGACGCCGATGCCCTGTTCCCCGATCGTCTGCAGGAAGCTCGGAGGCAGCGTGAGGGTACGGGTGTAGGTTTTTTCACTAATGGAGGCAGCCGCGGGCCCAAACTGATAGACCGGCGGCGCGTCCTCGGTTGGCCTCCGGGTGGCCTCCGCGGAGTCCCGCCACTCCATGTTGGTGCGCGCAAGGCCCGAGAGCGCGCCCAACCCATGCCAAAAACACACTACGAGAACCCCGACGCCAAGGTAGCCCCAGGCTCGCGCGCCCCAACCGCCCACGGACGAAAGCCGGCCCTTGAGCCCTTCGGGATCGCGATTGGCGGCGATCGCCCCGGCAACGGCCGCCAGCCCCAGAAGAACGGCGATGGGCAGCGCAGCCTCTAGGAGCAGATTACGAACTCCCTCCAGCCCGGCAATGAAAGCCTGGACGATCGCCTGACCCATGGTGCCCAAGTCTATACCATTGCCCGAGCGATTGTGGTGCAATTATCTGCAAGATGCCTTGACATGATAGGCAACGTTCGTCTACACTTTCCAAATCCCAGTTTGCGCTGGAGGAGGAAGAATCGATGAGGAAACTTGGACTCTTTTTCGTTGGACTCGCCACGATGGCGCTCGCCGCACCTCGCCAAGAGGGCATGATGCCGCCGCCCAAAGAACTCGCTGCGCTCAATTACATGCTTGGGAGTTTCACGGGCAAGATGGACTTCTACATGGGGGGCCCCAACCCGACTAAGTCGAAGGGCTCGGTTCGCACGGCCAAGACGATGGGCGGAATGTGGGTCGAAGGCCATCACACCTACGATATGGGCGGCATGAAGATGGATGGCAGGCAGCTTCTCTCTTACGACCCCGCCAAGAAGCAGTACGTCGGCTATTGGTTCGATCAGGCGGCGCCTGGAGCCATGGAATTGAGCGGGAACATCGCGGGCGGCAAGCTCGTGCTTATCAGCAAGCCGACACCGGTTCCCGGCATGCAGGGCGATCAGGTGTTTCGGGCGACCTACTCGAAGAAGGGCGCCAAGAGCTATGACTTTCGTCTTGAGATGAAGAGCGGCGACAAGTGGGATCCGATGATCGTGGGAGTCTATACAAAGAAGTAGTCCCACGTTTGGGAACCCTGGGGCGGGCGATCAGGTAGTTTCAGCTACCGCTATGACGACTCGATTTCCTGCCCTAGCCCTGCTTGCCGCTGCAGTCTGTGCCGTCCAGGCACACGCTCAGCGGGCCAACCCATTTGCTCCGCCGCAAGCCTCGCTGCACTATGCGCCCGATCGCACCTGCGATTTGCAGCACCTTGAGGTGTTTGTCGACGTGGATTACGGCAAGCGCACGATCAAGGGCACGGCGATCAACACGCTGAGCCCCCTGCGCAACGGGGTGGCCGAGGTGCTGCTGCACGCGGGCACGGGGCTCAGTGTGTCTGGGGTGAAGGTCAACGGCGCCACGGCCGCCTTCCGGAGAAACGGCCGACAGCTTTTTGTGTCGGTGCCCAGAGTCGCCAAGGGCGGCAAGCTTGTGATCTCGATCGCCTACTCCTCGATCAACTCCCAAGGGCGAGGGTTTGGGCAAGGGGGAGGCGGTTGGCACTGGATTCAGCCTGGGAACACCGGCATCAAGACGCGCGTCGGCTTCTGGACGCAGGGCGAATCGGAATACAACTCCGAGTGGGTGCCCACCTGGGACTACCCCAACGACCTCGCCACCAGCACCACGCACACGACGGTCCAAGCCGATTGGGACGTCATCGGCAACGGCGTCCTTTCCCAGACCAAGCTCAGCCCCGACAAGAAGCGCAAGACCGTAACCTGGCACATGGCGCTGCCGCATGCCACCTATCTTCTGGCCATTTACGGCGGGCCTTTCGACATTAAGAAGGCCAAGTGGGAGGACCGCGAGCTTTGGTACGTCGTCCCGAGGGGAGAGGGCTACCTGATCGACGACTCCTTCGGCGATACCCCCGACATGCTGACGTTCTTCTCGCAACGCGTCGGGTTCAAATATCCTTGGCCAAAGTACGCCCAGTGCGCCATGTACGATTTTGGCGGCGGCATGGAGAACGTCAGCGCCACCAACCTTGGCGAGGGTGCGCTTTCCGAAGCCCGCGACGGCTTTCGGCGCATGGCGAGCTTGAACTCGCACGAGCTCGGGCACCAGTGGTTTGGCGATACCGTCACCTGCAAGGACTGGGGGGACACCTGGCTCAACGAGAGCTTCGCCACCTTCATGGAGACGATCTACATGGAGCACAGTCGGGGCCGTGACGCTTACCTCTGGGAGGTCGAGGACAACACCCAGGGCTATCTGCAGGAGGCGCGCCGGTACAAACGGCCGGTGAGCACGAAAATGTACTCAAACGGGGATGCAATGTTCGACTCGCACTCCTATCCCAAGGGCGGTACCATCCTCCACACCCTGCGCAAGTATCTGGGCGATGAGAGCTTCTTTGCGGGGCTCTCGGCTTACCTAAACAAGTGGAAGCACACGCCCGTAGAAAGCGCGCAGCTTCGGCGGGCGATGACGGAGGCCACCGGAATCAACTGTGAGCCGTTCTGGGCGCAGTGGATCGAGAAGCCTGGGCACCCGGTACTGGACTACACGTGGACCCATGACGCCGGAAAGCTGAAGCTGACGGTCAAGCAAACGCAAGACACGAGCGACGGAACCCCCATCTACGACATCCCCGCAAAAATCGGCTTTGTTGCGCCCGGGGCGTCCGCTATGACGTTTGCGCCCGTGCATCTGAGCAAAGCAGAGGAGACCTTCGAGATCCCGATGGCGGCCAAGCCCCTGTGCGTGGTGCTGGATCCGGAGCACGACTTCCTCCGCGAGATTCCGAATCTGCATTGGGCCGATTCAGAACTGCCTTCCATCCTGCAATTCGCGCGAAACCCGTCGGATCGATCGGAGGCTATGCGTCGGATGCTCCAGAACCCTTCCGATGAGAACGTCCGGCTCATCGTAGCCGAATTGGCCAAGGACCTGAACCCGCGCCAGCCGGTTTTCCGCCAGGTGTTCGGCCTTTCGAACCTCGACAAGCCAGAACTGAGGAGCTTCTGGATGCAGCAGCTCAACCACCCGAACATGGACCGCCAAGCCCAGGCCGCCTCGGCCCTGGCCAGGCTTCCATCCGATCCGGGCACCGTCGCGCGGTTCCGCGCGCTGATCAACGACAAGACGGCGATCCAGGTGGTCACAACCTGCATCAACGCCCTTGCGAAGTGGGACGCAAAAGCCAACGCCGACGTGTTCAAAAAGGCTCAGGGCATCAAGGACCGGCGCGGACGCATCAAGCGCGCCGCCGATTCGGCGCTCTCTGGCGGCTAGGAATCTGCCAAAGGACGGAGTAGCACGGGCGTCTCGCCCGTGTTCGCCGGCTACATCCATGGGGCGGCGAGGACGCCTTGTGCAACAGCGTCCTATGGCGCAAACGCGAGCCACCAGGGCACGGCTAGGCCAAGACCGGGCACCAGCCACAGGAGCCCGGTCCAAGCCGGTTTGTCCATCGTCTCGGCGATCCCCATCCAGACCAGCGCCATCACGATCCAGCTCACCCAGGGAATCAGCAGGGCCAAGAGCCAGTAGCTATCCCACCCCGCAATGTTGAGCATCAGCCAGCTGTTGCCAATCGGAACGAACGCCAGCCATGCGTTCTCCTCACCAGCGCGCTTGGCGATGAAATAGAGCGGGATGGCGTTGAGGGCCCACATGCCCAGCAGAATCCCGAGCGCAAGGTCAGAGGTCAACGATTCAAGCATCGGCGCACCTTCGTTGAAGGATACGCAGCCCGGACCCCCAGGGATGCGGCAACTTGCCAGGCCTCAGAACTTGATCGTTCGCTTGTCGGCCTCGGAACCCAGATTCCACACCTGAACCTGGCGTCCAGACTTCCACTTGAGCTCTGGACAATCCCACCAGGGCAAGGTCTTTCTCGCCAGCACCTTGGCCGTCCTGGTATCGACGATCCAAGCGCGCATCGTTCTTGGCGTTTTGGGGTTCTCGCTTAAGTCTTGCGGGCTCTCAAAGCCCATTACAAACCGGCCGTCGGGCGAATAGCCATAGGTCGAGCCCTCGCTGATGTTGTCGCTGCAATCCAGGTCTTTTCCATCCATCGTCGCTGCGTGAAAGGTCGTCCCACACCCACACTCGCTGCCCGAGGTTTCCATGAACGCTTTTGGCAAACGAAGATCGATCGGCTTTCCATCAAGGACGAACCTGATCTCAGAGATACAGAGGTCCCGGTCCATGCCTCTTGCCACCTCGTCAAAAAGGAGTTTCAAAGTCGAATAGCGCTTGCGGGGGAGGCTTATCTTTTGCCAGCCCATGTAGTCCTCAAGCTTGGCCTTTGCCACCAGGTTCCTGGCATATTGCGCCTGATTCTCGGCGGTCATGACGCGCAGGGCGGTTACCCGGTCATTGCGATAGAAAGTCTCGACCGACTTGTTGTAGCCGTTCATGATCTCGATGCCATCGAGGAGGATCGGCTTGGTGAACTCAAAACCGATCGCCTTGTTCGTGCCCCAGGTGTCTTTCGTCGAGAGGTCATCCTTGCGTAGCGGGACCGACTTGAAAACCCAGGCCGTCGTGGGGTCCCCGTCGAGCATCGCCGAAATCGGATAGCCCTTGTACTTCGAGCCCCGGAATAGGTCTTCGCTGGTCATCACCGTTAGCTCCGGCCAGACCGCGCAGGTTGGCGAATAGTCGGCGGCCGCGCACGCAGCGACAGCCAAGAGCCCAAGCGACAAAAGCTTCATGTCGATACCCTCACGCTTTGGACGGCGCGTAGGCCGAGGGGTTACGAGAAGCCGAGACGCGACTCCGCCGTTTCCGTTACGTCCTGGCGCCCCCTAGAACGGAACCATCACCTTAAGAATCGGATAGGTGCTTCCCACCGGCAGGCTCTCCCCGAGCAGCCCCCAGCACGCCACACCGTCCATCGATTCGGGTTCGAGCATGTTGAAGATGAGGATCCCCAGGGGCTGCGACGACTTGACCAAGAACGACCCCGCAGGGAACTGGCGCTCAACCTCAGCGAAGGTCCCCTCCAACCGAATGAGCCGATGCCCCTGAAAGGCGCTGGGCGCGACCGCGCACTCGGACACCGTGAAGGCCTGGCCCTTGCCGCTCCATCCGGACTCCAGACGCTGGACCTCCACCCCATGGCGCATCAACAGGCGCGCGACATTCGCTTGGTCCGGTCCAAAGACGTAGGCCGCCGGGAACCTGGCCGTCTTGGCGGCCCTGAAGCGGTCGAGGACCTCCATTTCGACCGTCTTCAGATACTTCGGGGCCTTGTTTCTTCCGACCGGGTCGTCCGCCTTCGGGTCCTCCAGCAGGATGCCCTCTTTGCCGCGCGAGACCATCTCAAACCGAACCCCCATCTCCGGCGCCTTCTCGGGGTGTTTGCCCCACTGGACCACCTGCTCGTCGGCGTTCTTCACCATGCGCATGACCCTCGTATGGTCGGCGAACAGGCGGTCCAGGCAATCCCGAAGAAAAGCGTGGGTGACCTTGATCCGGATTTCGAACGGCTGGAAGCTCGCCGCCTCGCTGAGCAGCGGGATACGATTTCGGATCCCGGCGTAGTTCGAGCAATAGCGGGGCTCATAGCCGAACGTTGCGAACACCAGCTGCCCGTCCCGTCGCTCCACGTTGCCATAGTCCTGGACTTCCCAGCCGCGCCGTGCCTTGTTGGTCCGGCGAAGGTCCGCCAGAAGCTCGTCCTGGGCGTACTTTCGAACGGTCTCAAAGGTCGTCGGGTTCAAGGGTGGCGAGTAGGTTTCCCAGTAGCCATGGCGCGTCCCGTCGGTGGTGTGCAGGTCAAAGCAGACGATGGGATCCCATTTGACATACACGTGCTCCAAAACGGCCCGCCACTCGTTCGATTCAGCCTTCATGCAGTCGCGGTTCAGGTCAAAGCCCTGCCCATTGGCGCGCTCACCCACCGGGTCCGGTCCATCCTGCGAGCCTCGGTTTCGGTTCAACGGGCCGAACTTGTCGTTGCCGTCGATGTTGTAGATGGGGTCCACGAGGAACACCATCTTGTCGAGGTATTTGTCCTTCGGGTTCTGGGCAAGCTCCCTGAGGAATTGGAGCGCCGCCTCTTTGCCTTCGACCTCGCCGGCATGGATGTTGGCCTGGACATAGACCACCATCAGCCCCCGCTTCTTCGCTTCGTCTGGATCGATCGCCGGGTCCTTGGCGACGATGACCAGCGGCATGTCCTTGCCCGCCGGGCTCTTCCCAATAAAGGTGAACCTCATGTTCGGCGGATTCTTGGCCTTGAGCGCGTCGAGAAAGGCGATCACGTCGGCGTAACTGGACGTGTTGGCGTAGTTGGTAGCCTCCGCCTTGGTCTTGGGCCAGTCTGATTGGAGGGCCGCGGGATGCCCAGCGAGTATCAGCGCGAGTGCGGTTTGCGCGATCACCATGATGGCTACGCTACCCCAACGGCAAAGAACCCCGGCCACTGGGAGGCCGAGGTTCTACGATGCGGAAGGCCAATGAGCCTACTTGCGTCGGCGTCGGAGCACGACCAACGCGCCACCGGCGAGCGCTGCGATCGACGCGGGTTCAGGAACCGCGTTATAGGTCACATCGTCCATCACGAAGAAGCCGTAGGCGTTCGAGACGACCTTAACCTTGTCCACCATTCCGCCGTAGCCGGAGCCCAGCCAGGTTGGCGTCGCGCTCGTATTCATCGAGCCGCTCGATGCCACCAGGTTGCCGTCATCGTAAAGGTCGAAGGACACGCTCGTCGAGTCTTGGCCGGCGAACCAGGCGCCGTTGAACACGACGTCGCTCGAGAACTCGAACACGCCGTTCGAGTACGAATATACGCGCTGATGCAGCGAATGGGCGTTATAGGGATTCTGGTCCCAATCGTAATGCTCCCAGCCGCCAACCGACCAGGTAATGCCACCGTAGCCATCTGCCACCGCAGCCTGGCCCGAAAGATCGTCGAAATTCACGATCGTCGCCTGCGAAATGCCGACGCCGACCACGGACAACAGCATAGCTGCAAGAATCTTCTTCATTGATATCTCCTTTTCCCCCAAGTCACTTTGGAAGGGGTCCACTGACGGGACCATCACATTCAATATTAGAGCCAAACGCGTTATGCGGCTGGCCTGTGTACTGGCAACAATGCCTGACTTTGCCAAAATCCTCGCAAGGTTGCTTAGCTCAAGAAGGCGAGGTGCATCACCGATCAAACAAGAAGCCTGAATCGTGAAGCTTGTTCTCTTTGCCGTCGTTGACGGCGAAGCGCCCGCCGGCCACGATCCGCGCCGCACCAAACGCCCCGTCCTTCCTAAGGGCGTAGAAGTTCAGGTC carries:
- the dnaA gene encoding chromosomal replication initiator protein DnaA, with the translated sequence MDQYSLEDSDLQIRLRGAWEQVLRRLGSDTPPAWMDRFLKPLVPVECADGLLVMTAPGKFVCEWVSKRYREKLQAMWSDELGEEIELELVAEPRERQTPMAATSSGLAPAATAVVAMPATPEPQKFKLIDRYSFDTFIVGQSNRLAFAGAQAVAKDPGGKYNPLFIYGASGLGKTHLLHSIARDIWKRDPRFLLVYMSAQQFAEEFVQALQNNRIDQFRRAQRNVGVWLLDDIQFIAGKEKTQEEVFHTFNYLHSLGKQIVICSDRAPRELHLLDERLRSRFEAGLVADVQLPDTETRCAIVLKKAEQEGIALATDVAMHLAESVPGNIRILEGALTKLVAQASIEGLEPSVELATSIIEAYYKNHGMQKPGFEQIVQAVSSHFKISIDEIRGHSRKAPIVHARHVAVFITRELTGDSWKHIGALFGDRDHTSMMHGYQKISEMMIRDRDLRSSVKQLIRNLCPEM
- a CDS encoding DUF1579 family protein, which produces MRKLGLFFVGLATMALAAPRQEGMMPPPKELAALNYMLGSFTGKMDFYMGGPNPTKSKGSVRTAKTMGGMWVEGHHTYDMGGMKMDGRQLLSYDPAKKQYVGYWFDQAAPGAMELSGNIAGGKLVLISKPTPVPGMQGDQVFRATYSKKGAKSYDFRLEMKSGDKWDPMIVGVYTKK
- a CDS encoding aminopeptidase; the protein is MTTRFPALALLAAAVCAVQAHAQRANPFAPPQASLHYAPDRTCDLQHLEVFVDVDYGKRTIKGTAINTLSPLRNGVAEVLLHAGTGLSVSGVKVNGATAAFRRNGRQLFVSVPRVAKGGKLVISIAYSSINSQGRGFGQGGGGWHWIQPGNTGIKTRVGFWTQGESEYNSEWVPTWDYPNDLATSTTHTTVQADWDVIGNGVLSQTKLSPDKKRKTVTWHMALPHATYLLAIYGGPFDIKKAKWEDRELWYVVPRGEGYLIDDSFGDTPDMLTFFSQRVGFKYPWPKYAQCAMYDFGGGMENVSATNLGEGALSEARDGFRRMASLNSHELGHQWFGDTVTCKDWGDTWLNESFATFMETIYMEHSRGRDAYLWEVEDNTQGYLQEARRYKRPVSTKMYSNGDAMFDSHSYPKGGTILHTLRKYLGDESFFAGLSAYLNKWKHTPVESAQLRRAMTEATGINCEPFWAQWIEKPGHPVLDYTWTHDAGKLKLTVKQTQDTSDGTPIYDIPAKIGFVAPGASAMTFAPVHLSKAEETFEIPMAAKPLCVVLDPEHDFLREIPNLHWADSELPSILQFARNPSDRSEAMRRMLQNPSDENVRLIVAELAKDLNPRQPVFRQVFGLSNLDKPELRSFWMQQLNHPNMDRQAQAASALARLPSDPGTVARFRALINDKTAIQVVTTCINALAKWDAKANADVFKKAQGIKDRRGRIKRAADSALSGG
- a CDS encoding PEP-CTERM sorting domain-containing protein, with the translated sequence MKKILAAMLLSVVGVGISQATIVNFDDLSGQAAVADGYGGITWSVGGWEHYDWDQNPYNAHSLHQRVYSYSNGVFEFSSDVVFNGAWFAGQDSTSVSFDLYDDGNLVASSGSMNTSATPTWLGSGYGGMVDKVKVVSNAYGFFVMDDVTYNAVPEPASIAALAGGALVVLRRRRK